Proteins encoded within one genomic window of Nonomuraea gerenzanensis:
- a CDS encoding TetR-like C-terminal domain-containing protein, whose translation MSARGRKPDPTVDHRIRQAAAGLVLSHGLDFTMDDVAAAAGVGRASVFRRYASKRDMLLETLTGLMNAHVAIPDTGSLEGDLRVVVADTLALWHQPGVARMAKQVYGEAGRDPAVAELIRTSMRTRMERSWVVYERAIERGELPPNADLWLLTDLFTGFVAYRGLLDLPLPDPEEIVQVLLHGFTPA comes from the coding sequence ATGTCTGCGCGCGGCCGCAAGCCCGACCCCACGGTCGACCACCGCATCAGGCAGGCCGCTGCCGGGCTGGTGCTCTCTCACGGTCTCGACTTCACCATGGACGACGTCGCAGCGGCGGCAGGCGTGGGCAGAGCCAGCGTGTTCCGCCGCTACGCCTCCAAGCGCGACATGCTGCTCGAAACGCTCACCGGCCTGATGAACGCGCACGTCGCCATCCCCGACACCGGCTCCCTGGAGGGCGACCTGCGCGTGGTGGTCGCCGACACGCTCGCCCTGTGGCACCAGCCGGGCGTGGCCCGCATGGCCAAGCAGGTGTACGGCGAGGCGGGCCGCGACCCGGCCGTGGCCGAGCTGATCCGCACCTCGATGCGCACCCGGATGGAGCGGTCGTGGGTGGTCTACGAGCGCGCGATCGAGCGCGGCGAGCTGCCGCCGAACGCCGACCTGTGGCTGCTCACGGACCTGTTCACCGGCTTCGTCGCCTACCGGGGGCTCCTGGATCTTCCGCTGCCCGATCCGGAGGAGATCGTGCAGGTCCTGCTGCACGGCTTTACGCCCGCTTGA
- a CDS encoding glycosyltransferase, whose amino-acid sequence MSDCYLPRLGGIEVQVADLVRTQREAGHEVSVATATRGEPLPGVHRIVAKMPFDLPVHPFGVGHLTRRIASARPDVVHVHAGAVSPFAWMGVRAAFRAGVPCVVTVHSMWDPVTRAMYRLLRLVYGWQRWRLVATTVSTAAAAPIRAVAGPAVPVRVVSNGLDLSGWAPPPGRRREASEEVHIVAVGRLAPRKQPVRLLKLLQAARARVPSRIPMRATIVGDGPARGQMARFLDRHGMSGWVSLPGRHTREQIAKVLESADVFVAPAPRESFGIAALEARAAGVPVVARAQSGVADFVKDGTEGLLGRTLGDLARAVARLCADAELRESIAAHNRATLPAAGSWPTVLEGFERAYEQARGMHSSGPTSRPGA is encoded by the coding sequence GTGAGTGACTGTTACCTGCCGCGACTCGGGGGGATCGAGGTCCAGGTCGCCGATCTCGTGCGGACCCAGCGGGAGGCGGGCCACGAGGTGTCGGTGGCCACCGCGACCAGGGGGGAGCCGCTGCCCGGGGTGCACAGGATCGTCGCGAAGATGCCGTTCGACCTGCCCGTGCACCCGTTCGGGGTGGGGCATCTCACACGCCGCATCGCCTCGGCGCGTCCCGATGTGGTGCACGTGCACGCGGGGGCGGTCTCGCCGTTCGCGTGGATGGGGGTGCGGGCGGCGTTCCGCGCGGGGGTGCCGTGCGTGGTGACCGTGCACAGCATGTGGGATCCGGTGACGCGGGCGATGTACCGGCTGCTGCGCCTGGTGTACGGGTGGCAGCGCTGGCGGCTGGTGGCCACCACGGTCAGCACCGCCGCGGCGGCTCCCATCAGGGCGGTGGCGGGGCCGGCGGTGCCGGTGCGGGTGGTGTCCAACGGGCTCGACCTCTCGGGCTGGGCGCCGCCTCCCGGCCGGCGGCGTGAGGCGTCGGAGGAGGTGCACATCGTGGCCGTGGGCCGGTTGGCGCCGCGCAAGCAGCCCGTGCGCCTGCTGAAGCTGCTCCAGGCGGCCCGGGCGCGGGTGCCCTCCCGGATCCCCATGCGGGCCACGATCGTCGGCGACGGGCCCGCTCGGGGCCAGATGGCGCGCTTCCTCGACCGGCACGGCATGAGCGGCTGGGTCTCGCTGCCCGGGCGGCACACCCGCGAGCAGATCGCCAAGGTGCTGGAGTCGGCCGACGTGTTCGTGGCGCCGGCGCCGCGCGAGTCGTTCGGCATCGCGGCGCTGGAGGCGCGGGCCGCGGGGGTGCCGGTGGTGGCCAGGGCGCAGAGCGGGGTCGCCGACTTCGTCAAGGACGGCACCGAGGGGCTGCTCGGGCGCACGCTCGGCGATCTGGCCAGGGCGGTGGCGCGGCTGTGCGCCGACGCCGAGCTGCGCGAGTCCATCGCGGCGCACAACCGGGCGACGCTGCCGGCGGCCGGGTCGTGGCCGACGGTGCTCGAAGGGTTCGAGCGGGCCTACGAGCAGGCCCGGGGCATGCATTCGAGCGGGCCTACGAGCAGGCCCGGGGCATGA
- a CDS encoding PIG-L deacetylase family protein, with amino-acid sequence MPPRTAVFFHAHPDDEALLTAGTMAMLAAEGHRVVLVVATAGERGLAEMEPGEALGETRLKELYESAALLGCARVECLGYGDSGLSPKGGSAEERPDNAFIDADTEEAAKALAAILQEEQADLLAIYDPAGGYGHPDHVQVHRVGKRAAGIAGTEIVLEATVNRDPLLRLLRVAGRFYKFPPEFDVRTFESAYSPGEAITHRVNVRGYTRQKRASMAAHASQASGGDSDRTLAVMLKVPRPLYRFVFGTEWYVRRDLPPGARLTHPFDRWPS; translated from the coding sequence GTGCCTCCACGTACCGCTGTGTTCTTCCATGCCCACCCCGACGACGAGGCCCTGCTGACGGCGGGCACCATGGCGATGCTCGCCGCCGAGGGGCACCGCGTGGTGCTCGTGGTGGCCACGGCGGGCGAGCGCGGCCTGGCCGAGATGGAGCCGGGCGAGGCGCTGGGCGAGACCCGGCTCAAGGAGCTCTACGAGTCGGCCGCGCTGCTCGGCTGCGCCCGCGTCGAGTGTCTCGGCTACGGCGACTCCGGGCTGAGCCCCAAGGGCGGCAGCGCCGAGGAGCGGCCCGACAACGCCTTCATCGACGCCGACACCGAGGAGGCCGCCAAGGCGCTGGCCGCGATCCTCCAGGAGGAGCAGGCCGACCTGCTGGCCATCTACGACCCGGCGGGCGGCTACGGGCACCCCGACCACGTGCAGGTGCACCGGGTCGGCAAGCGGGCGGCCGGGATCGCGGGCACGGAGATCGTCCTGGAGGCGACGGTCAACCGCGACCCGCTGCTGCGGCTGCTGCGGGTGGCGGGCCGGTTCTACAAGTTCCCGCCGGAGTTCGACGTACGCACGTTCGAGAGCGCGTACTCACCGGGCGAGGCGATCACCCACCGCGTCAACGTCCGCGGATACACCAGGCAGAAGCGGGCCTCCATGGCCGCGCACGCCTCCCAGGCCAGCGGCGGCGACAGCGACCGCACGCTCGCCGTGATGCTCAAGGTGCCCCGCCCGCTCTACCGTTTCGTCTTCGGCACCGAGTGGTACGTCCGCCGCGACCTGCCCCCCGGCGCCCGCCTCACTCATCCCTTCGACCGGTGGCCCAGCTAG
- a CDS encoding lysylphosphatidylglycerol synthase domain-containing protein, with protein sequence MKNKWLQIALSVLSLGLAVLLVVYLPQIVQALTGKPVSWAEIGRVFGALDAGEIALMAGLWLLSLLAYTFVLTNSLPGLNNLQGLALNAAGSAVSNLLPFGGAVGVALSWAMTKGWGFTSRAFVVMTLVSGVWNTLFRFILPAVGIIALLIAGQAPNATVANAGWTGAISIIVLCVVVAVALYWERAAVWLGKGLDAVTRLLRLKVHASAAFHRLRADTAGVVRTRWPGLSLGMLFFLGFQWGIMAVCMQVTGAWPGLAQSIAVFALSRVLTSALITPSGAGIMEGGVVLLLTSAFGVPVAPATATALLFGFWTYTIEIPFGGLALGAWALLRRRNGRNAGAEPPSAISKATQ encoded by the coding sequence ATGAAGAACAAGTGGCTGCAGATCGCCCTGTCCGTGCTGTCGCTCGGCCTGGCCGTGCTGCTCGTGGTCTACCTCCCCCAGATCGTGCAGGCGCTGACCGGCAAGCCGGTCTCCTGGGCGGAGATCGGCCGGGTGTTCGGCGCGCTCGACGCCGGGGAGATCGCGCTGATGGCCGGGCTGTGGCTGCTCAGCCTGCTGGCCTACACGTTCGTGCTGACCAACTCCCTGCCCGGCCTGAACAACCTCCAGGGCCTGGCGCTCAACGCGGCGGGCAGCGCGGTCAGCAACCTGCTGCCGTTCGGCGGCGCCGTCGGCGTGGCGCTGTCGTGGGCGATGACCAAGGGCTGGGGCTTCACCAGCCGCGCGTTCGTGGTCATGACGCTGGTGAGCGGCGTGTGGAACACCTTGTTCAGGTTCATCCTGCCCGCGGTCGGGATCATCGCGCTGCTCATCGCCGGGCAGGCGCCCAACGCCACCGTCGCCAACGCGGGCTGGACGGGCGCGATCTCGATCATCGTGCTCTGCGTGGTCGTGGCCGTCGCGCTCTACTGGGAGCGCGCCGCAGTCTGGCTCGGCAAGGGACTCGACGCGGTGACCCGGCTGCTGCGGCTGAAGGTGCACGCCTCCGCGGCCTTCCACCGCCTGCGGGCCGACACCGCGGGCGTGGTGCGCACCCGGTGGCCCGGGCTGTCGCTGGGCATGCTTTTCTTCCTCGGTTTCCAGTGGGGAATCATGGCGGTCTGCATGCAGGTCACCGGCGCCTGGCCCGGCCTGGCCCAGTCGATCGCCGTCTTCGCCCTGTCGCGGGTGCTCACCAGCGCCCTGATCACGCCCAGCGGGGCGGGGATCATGGAGGGCGGCGTGGTGCTCCTGCTGACCTCCGCCTTCGGCGTGCCGGTCGCTCCGGCGACCGCGACCGCACTGCTTTTCGGCTTCTGGACTTACACTATCGAGATCCCGTTCGGCGGCCTGGCACTGGGCGCATGGGCGCTGCTGCGCAGGCGCAACGGCCGGAACGCCGGCGCGGAGCCCCCGTCCGCGATCTCGAAGGCCACCCAGTGA